From the Aquitalea magnusonii genome, one window contains:
- the ampD gene encoding 1,6-anhydro-N-acetylmuramyl-L-alanine amidase AmpD, which produces MLYRAGRLQPVLHLEASGWVREARQIPSPNCDAREQGQPELLVIHNISLPPYRYGSHAVEQLFTNTLNPDEDPFFASIKQLRVSSHFFIRRSGQLVQFVPVQARAWHAGVSSWQGRERCNDFSIGVEMEGCDFEPFADAQYQMLLALVRELQQHLPLQAITGHEHIAPGRKTDPGPYFDWARLRREIDLPM; this is translated from the coding sequence ATGTTGTACCGGGCTGGCCGTTTGCAGCCGGTGCTGCATCTGGAAGCCAGTGGCTGGGTAAGGGAGGCCAGGCAGATACCATCGCCCAATTGTGATGCCCGTGAGCAGGGACAGCCCGAACTGCTGGTCATTCACAATATCAGTCTGCCGCCGTATCGCTATGGCAGCCACGCGGTGGAGCAACTCTTTACCAATACGCTGAATCCGGATGAAGACCCGTTTTTTGCCAGCATCAAGCAATTGCGGGTGTCATCGCATTTCTTTATCCGGCGCAGTGGCCAGTTAGTGCAGTTTGTCCCGGTACAAGCCCGCGCTTGGCATGCTGGGGTCTCCAGTTGGCAGGGGCGGGAGCGCTGCAATGATTTTTCCATCGGTGTCGAGATGGAGGGCTGCGACTTTGAGCCCTTTGCCGATGCCCAGTACCAGATGTTGCTGGCACTGGTACGCGAGTTGCAGCAGCACCTGCCATTGCAGGCCATCACCGGGCACGAACACATTGCCCCCGGACGCAAGACAGATCCGGGGCCGTACTTTGACTGGGCGCGGCTGAGGCGGGAAATCGACCTGCCGATGTAG
- a CDS encoding hemerythrin domain-containing protein: MLTLNDIGNTGSASFEQPLDMLLACHDKIRRFCDQLDKLPGYISEHGVNDAVKNTIDGVIRYFDVAGPAHHIDEEEELFPILLERVPTAAPRIEQLEAEHGYLHSCWNAIRDDLRALRNGELDSISENAVAEFVRQYREHAASEEAWLIPTAAATLNAEELRNAGLRMAQRRQQAC; this comes from the coding sequence ATGCTTACCCTGAATGATATCGGCAACACTGGCAGCGCCAGTTTTGAACAACCGCTGGACATGCTGCTGGCCTGCCACGACAAAATACGCCGCTTCTGTGACCAACTGGATAAACTGCCCGGCTATATCAGCGAGCATGGCGTCAATGATGCGGTAAAGAACACCATCGACGGTGTGATCCGTTACTTTGATGTCGCCGGCCCAGCCCACCACATCGACGAGGAAGAGGAGCTGTTTCCCATCCTGCTGGAACGCGTCCCCACCGCGGCGCCACGTATCGAGCAATTGGAAGCCGAACACGGCTACCTGCACTCGTGCTGGAATGCCATCCGCGACGATCTGCGCGCCCTGCGCAATGGCGAGCTGGACAGCATCAGCGAAAATGCGGTCGCCGAATTTGTACGTCAATACCGCGAACATGCGGCGTCGGAAGAGGCATGGCTGATTCCCACTGCCGCCGCCACACTGAACGCAGAGGAACTGCGCAACGCAGGCTTACGCATGGCCCAGCGCCGTCAGCAAGCCTGCTGA
- the tal gene encoding transaldolase translates to MNRLQSIRPFGQRIWLDNLSRELLASGELARLLQEDGIAGVTSNPAIFYKAISTDASYQADLARLQADAGLSAEQRYEALVVPDIQAACDLLQEQYRSSAGNDGYVSLEVSPALSHDEAGTLAAARRLWAEIDRPNAMIKIPATAEGIRAFQTLTAEGINVNITLLFSLPQVEAVWDAYIDGLSARLAAGKPVTGIKAVASFFLSRVDSLLDAQLPARLQGKTAIALSKVAYARYQQRFHGSEFAALKAAGAWPQFLLWASTGTKNAAYSDVLYVESLIGDETVNTVPDATLAAFRDHGVAALTLPQDAQQAQITLLDVAEADIDLVAVGDKLQQDGLKLFEDAFAALLKLTA, encoded by the coding sequence ATGAATCGTCTGCAATCCATCCGCCCGTTTGGCCAGCGTATCTGGCTGGATAATCTGTCCCGTGAGCTGCTGGCTTCGGGTGAACTGGCCCGCCTGCTGCAGGAAGACGGCATTGCCGGTGTTACCTCCAATCCGGCCATCTTTTACAAGGCCATCAGCACCGATGCCAGCTACCAGGCTGATCTGGCCCGTTTGCAGGCCGATGCCGGCCTGAGCGCCGAGCAGCGCTACGAAGCGCTGGTGGTGCCGGATATTCAGGCTGCCTGCGATCTGCTGCAGGAACAATACCGCAGCAGCGCCGGCAATGATGGCTATGTCAGCCTGGAAGTATCGCCTGCGCTGTCGCACGATGAGGCTGGCACCCTGGCAGCGGCACGCCGCCTGTGGGCCGAGATCGACCGCCCCAATGCCATGATCAAGATCCCTGCTACCGCAGAAGGCATACGCGCATTCCAGACGCTGACTGCCGAAGGCATCAACGTCAACATCACCCTGCTGTTCAGCCTGCCGCAAGTTGAAGCCGTATGGGATGCCTATATCGACGGCCTGAGCGCACGCCTGGCTGCGGGCAAGCCGGTGACCGGCATCAAGGCCGTGGCCAGCTTCTTCCTGTCGCGCGTGGACAGCCTCTTGGATGCGCAACTGCCTGCCCGCTTGCAGGGCAAGACTGCCATTGCGCTGTCCAAGGTGGCCTATGCCCGCTATCAGCAGCGTTTCCATGGCAGTGAGTTTGCCGCGCTGAAGGCGGCGGGTGCCTGGCCGCAATTCCTGCTGTGGGCGTCCACCGGTACCAAGAACGCCGCTTACTCCGACGTACTGTATGTGGAAAGCCTCATTGGCGATGAAACCGTGAATACGGTACCGGATGCCACGCTGGCAGCCTTCCGCGATCATGGCGTCGCCGCGCTGACCCTGCCGCAAGATGCGCAGCAGGCCCAGATCACCCTGCTGGATGTGGCCGAGGCTGATATCGACCTGGTGGCGGTGGGTGACAAGCTGCAACAGGATGGCCTCAAGCTGTTTGAAGATGCTTTTGCTGCCTTGTTGAAGCTGACTGCCTGA
- a CDS encoding Dabb family protein codes for MLQHSVLIRFLPAATAEDIARISQHLASLSRQIPDILTLGGGPDVSPDVSPEGLQHGFTHGWLVQFVDAAARDAYLIHPAYQACVATLKPFVDDVLVCDFAVN; via the coding sequence ATGTTGCAACATAGTGTGTTGATCCGTTTTCTGCCTGCCGCCACGGCGGAGGATATTGCCCGCATCAGCCAGCATCTTGCCAGTCTGTCCCGGCAGATCCCCGACATCCTGACGCTGGGCGGCGGCCCGGATGTCAGCCCGGATGTCAGCCCGGAAGGATTGCAACACGGCTTTACCCATGGCTGGCTGGTGCAGTTTGTCGATGCTGCCGCCCGTGATGCTTATCTGATCCACCCGGCTTACCAAGCCTGCGTCGCCACGCTAAAACCGTTTGTTGATGACGTTTTAGTTTGTGATTTCGCTGTAAATTAA
- the phoR gene encoding phosphate regulon sensor histidine kinase PhoR: MREFLQRTLAWLFVILFIGLAFWAFTGPIEGLIAACIALLAWLGFHLYHIALLLRWLDHPTAERVPDGFGAWHTVFMTLYRTMRTQMQSKRKLTNVLERFINAGEAMPDGVVVLDEHDRIEWINPMAMEHLNLDRKQDVGNQILNLIRQPSFHAYMKSASFSQPLVLQFTQPRELVISVQLVPFDSTRKLLLSRDITSLERVQTVHRDFVANVSHELRTPLTVVGGFLETLSDMGEVDQATLSHFLPMMMEQSRRMQSLVEDLLTLSRLENSPKAVAAEKVNMQEMLDTLMVEAEGLSQGRHHVRLEKGCNQWLWGSAQELHSAFGNLVSNAVRYTPEGGDITLSWKADGEKLCFSVKDSGIGIPREHIPRLTERFYRVDRGRSRGNGGTGLGLAIVKHVIARHNARLEIRSEPDKGSTFSVIFQSERAAEPETQAGTHA, from the coding sequence TTGCGAGAATTCCTGCAGCGTACTCTGGCATGGCTGTTTGTCATCCTCTTCATTGGTCTGGCCTTCTGGGCGTTTACCGGACCGATCGAAGGCCTGATCGCTGCCTGCATCGCCCTGCTGGCCTGGCTGGGGTTTCATCTGTACCACATTGCCCTGCTGCTGCGCTGGCTGGATCACCCCACAGCAGAGCGGGTGCCAGATGGTTTTGGTGCCTGGCATACCGTATTCATGACGCTGTACCGTACCATGCGCACCCAGATGCAAAGCAAGCGCAAACTCACCAATGTGCTGGAGCGCTTCATCAATGCCGGGGAAGCCATGCCGGACGGGGTGGTGGTACTGGACGAGCATGACCGCATCGAGTGGATCAACCCGATGGCGATGGAGCATCTGAACCTGGACCGCAAGCAGGATGTGGGCAATCAGATCCTCAACCTCATCCGCCAGCCCAGTTTTCACGCCTATATGAAAAGTGCCAGCTTCAGCCAGCCGCTGGTGCTGCAGTTTACCCAGCCGCGCGAACTGGTGATTTCGGTGCAACTGGTACCGTTTGACTCTACCCGCAAGCTGTTGCTCAGCCGCGATATCACCTCGCTGGAGCGGGTACAGACCGTGCATCGCGATTTTGTCGCCAATGTGTCGCACGAATTGCGCACCCCCTTGACCGTCGTCGGCGGCTTTCTGGAAACCCTGTCCGATATGGGCGAGGTGGATCAGGCCACGCTCAGCCATTTCCTGCCCATGATGATGGAGCAGTCACGCCGCATGCAGAGCCTGGTGGAGGATCTGCTGACCCTGTCGCGGCTGGAAAACAGCCCCAAGGCAGTGGCTGCCGAGAAGGTCAATATGCAGGAAATGCTGGATACCCTGATGGTGGAGGCTGAAGGCTTGTCGCAGGGCCGCCATCATGTCCGGCTGGAAAAAGGCTGCAATCAATGGCTGTGGGGCAGTGCGCAGGAGTTGCATTCGGCCTTTGGTAATCTGGTGTCCAATGCCGTGCGCTATACCCCGGAAGGGGGCGATATCACCCTGTCGTGGAAGGCGGATGGCGAGAAATTGTGTTTTTCCGTCAAGGACAGTGGTATCGGCATCCCGCGCGAGCATATCCCGCGGCTGACCGAACGTTTTTACCGGGTAGACCGTGGCCGTTCGCGTGGCAATGGCGGTACCGGGCTGGGCCTTGCCATCGTCAAGCATGTGATTGCCCGCCACAATGCCAGGCTGGAAATCCGCAGTGAGCCGGACAAGGGCAGTACGTTCAGTGTGATTTTCCAAAGCGAGCGCGCCGCCGAGCCGGAAACGCAAGCGGGAACGCATGCCTGA
- the phoB gene encoding phosphate regulon transcriptional regulator PhoB: MAANILLVEDEPAIQELIAFNLTQAGHHVLRASTAEAALTLVRNALPDLVLLDWMLPGASGVDIAKRLRSDERTKHIPIIMLTARSDEQDKITGLESGADDYITKPFSPRELLARIKAVLRRRAPQMTDDAVEVQGLRLDPITHRVSGNGDTIDLGPTEFRLLHFFMTHPERVHSRSQLLDQVWGDHVFVEERTVDVHIRRLRSSLETTGHDALIQTVRGTGYRFSTQQ; encoded by the coding sequence ATGGCTGCCAATATTTTGCTTGTCGAAGACGAACCTGCAATTCAGGAACTGATCGCCTTTAACCTTACCCAGGCAGGACACCACGTGCTGCGTGCCAGTACCGCCGAGGCCGCACTGACCCTGGTGCGTAATGCGCTGCCCGATCTGGTGCTGCTGGACTGGATGCTGCCGGGCGCTTCCGGGGTGGATATTGCCAAGCGCCTGCGCTCGGATGAGCGCACCAAGCATATTCCCATCATCATGCTGACGGCGCGTTCGGACGAGCAGGACAAGATTACCGGACTGGAGTCAGGTGCGGACGATTACATCACCAAGCCGTTTTCGCCGCGCGAACTGTTGGCCCGCATCAAGGCGGTGTTGCGCCGCCGCGCACCGCAAATGACCGATGATGCGGTGGAAGTACAGGGCTTGCGGCTGGACCCCATCACCCATCGTGTCAGCGGCAATGGTGATACCATCGACCTTGGCCCCACCGAATTCCGTCTGCTGCACTTTTTCATGACCCATCCGGAACGGGTGCATTCGCGCTCACAATTGCTTGATCAGGTGTGGGGCGACCATGTCTTTGTGGAGGAGCGTACGGTGGATGTGCATATCCGTCGCCTGCGCAGTTCGCTGGAGACCACCGGGCATGATGCGTTGATTCAGACCGTGCGTGGTACCGGTTATCGTTTTTCCACTCAGCAGTGA
- a CDS encoding Lrp/AsnC family transcriptional regulator yields the protein MDKFDKKILSSLHENARISYAELARRVNLSAPAIADRIEKLERTGVITGYHAQIDPTKAGLPILCMIELTVKHLDYYVVLERIRNMPQVLECASITGTSGLMMKVAVDTMPSLQTLIAQLMQFGDTKTSIIIDMPVPPRMPQLLADD from the coding sequence ATGGATAAATTCGACAAAAAAATCCTCAGCAGCCTGCACGAAAATGCCCGTATCAGTTATGCCGAACTGGCGCGGCGGGTCAACCTGTCGGCCCCGGCCATTGCCGATCGTATCGAAAAACTGGAAAGAACAGGCGTGATAACCGGCTACCATGCCCAGATCGATCCGACCAAGGCCGGACTGCCCATCCTGTGCATGATAGAGCTGACCGTCAAACACCTGGACTACTACGTGGTGCTGGAGCGCATCCGTAACATGCCGCAGGTACTGGAGTGTGCATCCATCACCGGCACCAGCGGCCTGATGATGAAAGTGGCGGTCGATACCATGCCCAGCCTGCAAACCCTGATTGCCCAGTTGATGCAGTTTGGCGATACCAAGACCTCCATCATCATCGACATGCCGGTACCGCCACGCATGCCCCAACTGTTGGCGGATGACTGA
- the gap gene encoding type I glyceraldehyde-3-phosphate dehydrogenase, with translation MTLKVAINGYGRIGRMVVRAWQERFADRDIEIVAINDLGKPELHEHLTRFDSVHGPFGGTIALEGDALVVNGKPIKLLSIRNPAELPWKELGVDVVLECTGIFTKREKAALHLEAGAKRVLISAPANDADATVVFGVNDDVLTSAMTVVSNASCTTNCLAPLVQPLIDTIGIERGLMTTIHAYTNDQVLLDTDHSDLRRARSAAVSMIPTKTGAAAAVGLVLPKLKGKLDGFAVRVPVSNVSLVDLTFTSSRDTTVEEVNELISSAAKGKLAGVLAVNTLPLVSRDFLHHPASSVFDSTLTRVIAGREVKVLSWYDNEWGFANRMLDTSLAWVAAK, from the coding sequence ATGACGTTGAAAGTTGCCATTAATGGTTACGGTCGTATTGGCCGCATGGTGGTCCGCGCCTGGCAGGAGCGTTTTGCTGACCGCGATATCGAAATCGTGGCCATCAATGACCTGGGCAAGCCGGAACTGCACGAACACCTCACCCGCTTTGACAGCGTACATGGCCCGTTTGGCGGCACCATTGCACTGGAAGGCGATGCCCTGGTGGTGAACGGCAAGCCGATCAAGCTGCTCTCCATCCGTAACCCGGCCGAGCTGCCCTGGAAAGAACTGGGCGTGGATGTGGTACTGGAATGTACCGGCATCTTCACCAAACGTGAAAAAGCGGCGCTGCACCTGGAAGCCGGTGCCAAGCGCGTGCTGATTTCCGCGCCGGCTAACGATGCCGACGCTACCGTGGTATTCGGCGTCAACGATGACGTGCTGACCAGCGCCATGACCGTGGTGTCCAATGCGTCTTGCACCACCAACTGCCTGGCTCCGCTGGTACAGCCGCTGATCGATACCATTGGTATTGAGCGTGGCCTGATGACCACCATCCATGCCTACACCAACGATCAGGTGCTGCTGGATACCGATCACTCCGACTTGCGCCGTGCCCGTTCTGCCGCCGTGTCCATGATCCCGACCAAGACCGGCGCTGCCGCTGCAGTGGGCCTGGTACTGCCCAAGCTGAAGGGCAAGCTGGATGGCTTTGCCGTGCGTGTTCCGGTGAGCAATGTCTCGCTGGTGGACCTGACCTTCACTTCCTCCCGTGACACTACGGTGGAAGAAGTCAACGAGCTGATCAGCAGCGCTGCCAAGGGCAAGCTGGCCGGTGTGCTGGCCGTCAACACCCTGCCGCTGGTATCGCGTGACTTCCTGCACCACCCGGCTTCCAGCGTGTTTGATTCCACGCTGACCCGTGTGATTGCCGGTCGCGAAGTCAAAGTGCTGTCCTGGTACGACAACGAGTGGGGCTTTGCCAACCGCATGTTGGATACCTCGCTGGCCTGGGTTGCCGCCAAGTAA
- the nagE gene encoding N-acetylglucosamine-specific PTS transporter subunit IIBC: protein MSTQNKFAGIQQLGRALMLPIAVLPVAGLLLRLGQPDLLNIKVMAQAGDAIFGNLALIFAIGVAVGFARDNNGAAGLAGAIGYMVLTAVLKVMPETLLGYGAFKALVHLDPAGKPFAINMGVLAGILSGLIAGVLYNRYKDIKLPTYLAFFGGRRFVPIATGFAMLLLGVVLGLAWPPVQNGIDAVGKWLIGVGEIGLFIYGVLNRLLVVTGLHHILNTIVWFQVGDFTNEAGKLVHGDLTRFFAGDKTAGMFMSGFFPVMMFGLPAACLAMYRAAKPENKAAVGGVLFSMALTAFLTGVTEPVEFAFMFLAPVLYAIHAVLTGIAMALMYALGVHLGFGFSAGLFDYLLNFGIAQKPLLLLPVGLLYFVIYYGLFSFFIRKFDLQTMGREAVQQVAVVATEGSSRAHGFILALGGAANLKSVDACTTRLRLQVADNDKVDEAALKALGSRGLIKPAAGSVQVVLGPEADLVSDEIRTALQQGELASSRGAQQPSRSPAAGRQDLVVTDGARDTWLQALGGPTNVIQVGAVAGSRLRVEVCDATLVDTAALQSLGARGVTTFSATLLHVMLAEDPAPLASLLQR, encoded by the coding sequence GTGAGTACACAAAACAAGTTTGCCGGCATCCAGCAACTGGGCCGGGCATTGATGCTGCCGATTGCGGTATTGCCGGTGGCCGGTCTGCTACTGCGGCTGGGACAGCCCGATCTCTTGAATATCAAGGTGATGGCGCAGGCCGGGGATGCCATTTTCGGTAATCTGGCGCTGATTTTTGCCATTGGCGTGGCGGTGGGCTTTGCGCGTGACAACAACGGCGCGGCGGGCCTGGCGGGGGCCATCGGCTACATGGTGCTGACCGCCGTGCTGAAAGTGATGCCGGAAACATTGCTGGGTTACGGTGCTTTCAAAGCGCTGGTGCATCTTGACCCTGCGGGCAAACCATTCGCCATCAATATGGGGGTGCTGGCCGGGATCTTGTCCGGCCTGATTGCCGGGGTGCTGTACAACCGTTACAAGGACATCAAGCTGCCCACCTACCTGGCCTTCTTCGGCGGGCGGCGTTTTGTGCCGATTGCCACCGGTTTTGCCATGCTGCTGCTGGGGGTGGTGCTGGGCCTGGCCTGGCCGCCAGTGCAAAACGGCATTGATGCTGTCGGCAAATGGCTGATCGGCGTGGGCGAAATCGGGCTGTTCATCTATGGCGTGCTCAACCGCCTGCTTGTCGTCACCGGCCTGCACCACATTCTCAATACCATTGTCTGGTTCCAGGTAGGCGACTTCACCAACGAGGCCGGCAAGCTGGTGCATGGCGACCTGACCCGCTTCTTTGCCGGGGATAAAACCGCTGGCATGTTCATGAGCGGCTTTTTCCCGGTCATGATGTTTGGCCTGCCAGCGGCCTGCCTGGCGATGTACCGCGCGGCCAAGCCGGAAAACAAGGCCGCCGTGGGCGGGGTGCTGTTTTCCATGGCGCTGACCGCCTTCCTGACCGGGGTGACCGAGCCGGTCGAGTTTGCCTTCATGTTCCTCGCCCCGGTGTTGTATGCCATTCATGCGGTACTCACCGGCATTGCCATGGCCTTGATGTATGCGCTGGGCGTGCATCTGGGCTTTGGCTTCTCCGCCGGCCTGTTCGATTACCTGCTTAACTTTGGCATTGCGCAGAAACCGCTGTTGCTGCTGCCGGTGGGCTTGCTGTATTTCGTCATCTATTACGGCCTGTTCAGTTTCTTCATCCGGAAATTCGATTTGCAGACCATGGGACGTGAAGCGGTACAACAGGTTGCCGTGGTGGCGACGGAAGGTTCTTCCCGTGCCCATGGCTTCATCCTGGCCCTGGGCGGGGCAGCCAATCTGAAGTCGGTGGATGCCTGCACCACGCGCTTGCGCTTGCAGGTGGCCGACAATGACAAAGTGGACGAAGCCGCACTCAAGGCATTGGGTTCGCGCGGGCTGATCAAACCGGCGGCCGGCAGTGTGCAGGTGGTGCTGGGACCGGAGGCCGACCTTGTCTCCGATGAAATCCGTACCGCCTTGCAGCAAGGCGAGCTGGCCAGCAGCCGTGGCGCGCAACAGCCGTCCCGTTCGCCGGCTGCAGGGAGGCAAGATCTTGTGGTGACGGATGGTGCGCGCGATACCTGGCTGCAGGCACTGGGCGGACCGACTAATGTGATACAGGTGGGTGCGGTAGCTGGCAGCCGTCTGCGCGTGGAAGTGTGTGATGCCACGCTGGTGGATACCGCTGCCTTGCAGTCGCTGGGGGCGCGTGGTGTCACCACCTTCTCTGCCACGCTGCTGCATGTGATGCTGGCAGAAGACCCTGCTCCTTTGGCCAGTTTGCTACAGCGGTAA
- a CDS encoding SIS domain-containing protein codes for MSSLMYEEALSAADAVAAQHMYADEGLAVLGRELAGAPPTLALTVARGSSDHAASYFAYLAMQRLGVPVVSLPMSLVTLHHAPLVVKGQLAVALSQSGQSPDLIDTMSRLAAAGARTVALVNKHESPLAAACEWSLPLCAGEEKSVAATKSYIASLSAVARLVAHWQGDAALLQALDQLPAQLQQACRQDWSAAIPVLSQAERIMVVGRGLGFAVALEAALKFKETCAIQAEAFSGAEIKHGPMALIDEGYPLLVFAPRGPEQQGLIDLAAEMRGRGARVLLAAPDTVPSRDLTLSVADDAALDPLLAIQSFYLMAAQLSEARGLNPDTPRHLSKVTRTH; via the coding sequence TTGTCGTCTCTGATGTATGAAGAAGCCCTGTCCGCCGCAGATGCCGTGGCCGCCCAACACATGTATGCGGACGAAGGCCTGGCGGTGCTGGGCCGCGAACTGGCCGGTGCGCCGCCCACACTGGCGCTGACGGTGGCGCGTGGCAGTTCGGACCACGCCGCCAGCTATTTTGCCTATCTGGCCATGCAGCGCCTGGGCGTGCCGGTGGTGTCCCTGCCCATGTCGCTGGTCACCCTGCACCACGCCCCGCTGGTGGTAAAGGGACAACTGGCGGTTGCCCTGTCCCAATCCGGCCAAAGCCCGGACCTGATCGACACCATGAGCCGCCTGGCTGCTGCCGGTGCGCGCACGGTGGCCCTGGTCAACAAGCATGAATCGCCGCTGGCGGCAGCGTGTGAATGGTCGTTGCCGCTGTGCGCCGGTGAAGAAAAAAGCGTGGCGGCCACCAAGAGCTATATCGCCTCGCTCTCCGCCGTGGCCCGGCTGGTGGCGCACTGGCAGGGCGATGCCGCGCTGCTGCAGGCGCTGGACCAGTTGCCCGCCCAGTTGCAACAAGCCTGCCGCCAGGACTGGAGCGCAGCCATTCCGGTGCTAAGCCAGGCCGAACGCATCATGGTGGTGGGGCGCGGGCTGGGTTTTGCCGTGGCGCTGGAAGCGGCGCTCAAGTTCAAGGAAACCTGTGCCATCCAGGCCGAGGCGTTCTCCGGTGCAGAAATCAAGCATGGCCCGATGGCTCTGATCGACGAAGGCTATCCGCTGCTGGTGTTTGCGCCGCGTGGCCCGGAACAACAAGGCCTGATTGATCTGGCTGCGGAAATGCGCGGCCGTGGCGCACGGGTATTGCTGGCGGCTCCGGATACGGTGCCCAGCCGCGACCTGACGCTGAGCGTGGCCGACGATGCAGCGCTAGACCCCTTGCTGGCCATCCAGAGCTTCTACCTGATGGCGGCGCAGCTATCCGAAGCACGTGGCCTCAATCCGGATACCCCGCGTCATTTGTCCAAGGTTACCCGCACGCATTGA
- the nagA gene encoding N-acetylglucosamine-6-phosphate deacetylase encodes MTTQHVLQGRILTADGWRDGRLETGPDGRIAALDGKLPGSAPATRYILPGFIDLHVHGGGGVDIMEGGQAAESVARLHARHGTTAMLATTMTAPMAEIESVLAALGPSCRQRASGSARLLGVHLEGPYINPGKLGAQPDDACQAVLSQIERLAQLAPIALLTLAPEIPGHMDIIRALSDAGIRVQIGHTLGSYEDGVQALQQGAAGFTHLFNAMTGLHHREPGMVGAALAHAEYAELIPDLLHVHPGAIRTALRAIPRLYCVTDSTAAAGMPDGEYKLGSHTVHKCLGGVRLADGTLAGSTLTMDQALRNLVSIGLPLAEASHRLSLYPADYLGHADRGRLQPGAWADVLVLDEALNLLDVYLEGEHLVVSDV; translated from the coding sequence ATGACGACACAACATGTACTGCAGGGCCGCATCCTGACTGCCGATGGCTGGCGGGATGGCAGGCTGGAAACCGGGCCGGATGGCCGTATTGCCGCCCTTGACGGCAAACTGCCGGGCAGCGCCCCGGCGACACGCTACATCCTGCCCGGCTTTATCGACCTGCACGTACATGGCGGTGGCGGGGTGGACATCATGGAGGGCGGCCAGGCGGCCGAGTCGGTGGCGCGGCTGCATGCCCGCCACGGCACCACCGCCATGCTGGCCACCACCATGACCGCCCCCATGGCCGAGATAGAAAGCGTGCTGGCCGCGCTGGGGCCGTCTTGCCGCCAGCGCGCCAGTGGCAGTGCCCGCCTGCTGGGTGTGCACCTGGAAGGCCCGTATATCAACCCCGGCAAGCTGGGCGCGCAGCCGGACGATGCCTGCCAGGCCGTGCTGTCGCAAATCGAAAGACTGGCTCAATTGGCCCCGATTGCGCTGTTGACACTGGCCCCGGAAATTCCCGGCCACATGGACATCATCCGCGCCTTGAGCGATGCCGGCATCCGGGTGCAAATCGGCCACACCCTGGGCAGTTATGAGGATGGCGTGCAGGCCTTGCAGCAAGGTGCTGCCGGCTTTACCCATTTATTCAATGCCATGACCGGCCTGCATCACCGCGAGCCGGGCATGGTGGGCGCGGCACTGGCCCATGCGGAATACGCCGAGCTGATTCCCGATTTGCTGCATGTGCATCCCGGTGCCATCCGCACCGCCTTGCGCGCCATCCCGCGCCTGTACTGCGTGACCGACTCCACCGCCGCGGCGGGCATGCCGGATGGTGAATACAAATTGGGCTCGCATACCGTACACAAATGTCTGGGCGGGGTGCGGCTGGCCGACGGCACGCTGGCCGGCAGCACACTGACCATGGATCAGGCCTTGCGCAATCTGGTGTCCATCGGCCTGCCGCTGGCCGAAGCCTCGCACCGGCTGTCGCTGTACCCGGCCGATTATCTGGGCCATGCCGATCGTGGCCGGCTGCAGCCGGGAGCCTGGGCCGATGTGCTGGTGCTGGATGAAGCCTTGAATTTGCTGGATGTCTATCTGGAAGGGGAACACCTTGTCGTCTCTGATGTATGA